A genomic window from Providencia alcalifaciens includes:
- the mobH gene encoding MobH family relaxase: MFKKLFFQTKALPELSSQLDADIPRYPPFLKGLPAASPEDLQSTQDELIAKLRQVLGFNQRDFQRLIQPCIDHLASYVHLLPASEHHHHSGAGGLLRHSLEVAFWAAQAAEGIIFVASGTPVEKKELEPRWRVAAALGGLFHDIGKPVSDLSITDEDGRYQWNPFLETLSQWTTNNSIERYFIRWRDGRCKRHEQFSILVLNRVMTPELLAWLTQPGPEILQAMLEAIGNTDPEHVLSKLVIEADQTSVQRDLKAQRISVDDNALGVPVERYLLDAMRRLLASSQWLVNQRDARVWVRKSNQSTHLFLVWKSAAKDIIELLAKDKIPGIPRDPDTLADILIERGLATKSASNERYESLAPEVLIKDDKPIWLPMLHISEADILFSSNVPSSVMLFSKSEWEAKQQTQAEPQSRSSEQPGLPEASSSIELSNSAESPSTKSLEQDDELRHSIDVNNLQSAENDPRDGCEKPNNSYDGAISNNVSQQNEAAFNLPESLAWLPEASSALIMAGEQILIRYPDAVRPWCAPRKLLAELSRLDWLELDPANPTRKARTVTTNDGVQEQGLLLKVSISKGLIALIDLSKQDAESVEPIQNEEASQRPSRTETANAQAKEPATRAERKQKPIAPNANSSTDPKHAQRQQMVNFVKDLPILLTDGDYPDVDHSADGIRVTIQTLRQVANEHGIPAGQLLRGISASDQCQFDEGETVLFTAHAER; this comes from the coding sequence ATGTTCAAAAAACTATTTTTTCAAACCAAAGCACTACCAGAGCTTTCATCGCAACTGGATGCAGACATTCCACGCTATCCGCCATTCCTGAAGGGGTTGCCAGCTGCGTCACCCGAGGATTTGCAGTCCACACAAGACGAGCTAATTGCCAAACTGCGCCAAGTACTTGGCTTCAACCAGCGTGATTTTCAAAGGCTAATTCAGCCCTGCATTGATCATCTGGCGTCCTATGTTCACTTGCTGCCAGCATCTGAGCATCATCATCACAGTGGCGCTGGTGGTTTATTACGTCATTCGTTGGAAGTTGCTTTCTGGGCTGCACAAGCTGCTGAAGGGATCATCTTTGTTGCCAGTGGCACACCGGTTGAGAAAAAAGAGCTTGAACCAAGGTGGCGTGTTGCGGCGGCATTAGGCGGTTTGTTCCATGATATTGGTAAGCCCGTTTCAGACCTGTCCATTACAGACGAAGATGGACGCTATCAGTGGAACCCATTTTTAGAAACTTTATCCCAGTGGACCACAAATAACAGTATTGAACGCTATTTCATTCGCTGGCGCGACGGACGGTGCAAGCGGCACGAGCAATTTTCAATTCTGGTGTTAAACCGGGTGATGACACCTGAGTTGCTCGCCTGGTTAACCCAGCCGGGCCCTGAGATTTTGCAAGCCATGTTGGAAGCAATTGGCAATACCGATCCCGAGCATGTCCTGTCTAAATTGGTTATTGAAGCTGACCAAACCAGTGTCCAGCGAGATCTGAAAGCTCAACGAATTTCCGTTGACGACAACGCCCTTGGTGTCCCAGTTGAACGCTATCTACTTGATGCTATGAGGCGATTACTTGCCAGTTCCCAGTGGCTGGTCAATCAGCGAGACGCCAGAGTCTGGGTACGAAAATCGAATCAATCAACCCATCTTTTCCTGGTTTGGAAAAGCGCGGCTAAAGACATCATTGAGCTATTGGCCAAAGACAAGATACCTGGCATCCCAAGAGATCCCGATACCCTTGCGGACATCCTCATTGAGCGAGGATTGGCCACTAAATCCGCCTCAAATGAGCGATATGAAAGCCTTGCCCCTGAAGTGCTGATCAAAGACGACAAGCCAATCTGGCTACCCATGCTGCATATATCTGAGGCAGATATATTGTTCAGCTCGAATGTACCAAGTAGCGTGATGCTGTTCAGCAAATCTGAGTGGGAAGCAAAACAGCAAACACAAGCAGAGCCACAGAGTCGCTCCAGTGAGCAGCCAGGCTTGCCTGAAGCGTCATCATCAATTGAACTCAGTAATTCGGCTGAGTCGCCATCGACAAAATCGTTAGAACAAGATGATGAACTTCGTCATTCAATCGATGTTAATAACCTCCAGTCAGCAGAAAACGATCCAAGAGATGGATGTGAAAAGCCTAACAATTCATATGATGGCGCTATCTCAAATAACGTAAGCCAGCAAAACGAAGCAGCATTTAATCTCCCTGAATCTTTGGCGTGGCTCCCAGAGGCCAGCAGTGCGTTGATTATGGCTGGTGAACAGATACTGATCCGCTATCCCGATGCCGTAAGACCTTGGTGTGCACCCCGAAAACTGCTTGCTGAACTCAGTCGATTAGATTGGCTTGAACTAGATCCCGCAAACCCGACACGTAAGGCCAGAACTGTGACTACGAATGATGGCGTTCAGGAGCAAGGGTTACTGCTGAAAGTATCGATTTCTAAAGGGCTAATTGCACTGATTGACCTTTCCAAACAAGACGCAGAGTCAGTGGAACCAATTCAGAACGAAGAGGCTTCACAGCGTCCGAGTCGAACTGAGACAGCCAATGCCCAAGCAAAAGAGCCCGCCACAAGAGCGGAGCGTAAGCAAAAGCCGATTGCGCCCAATGCAAACTCAAGTACAGACCCCAAACACGCGCAGCGGCAACAGATGGTTAATTTTGTGAAAGATTTGCCCATCTTACTGACCGATGGCGATTACCCAGACGTGGATCATAGTGCCGATGGTATTCGCGTCACGATTCAAACCTTACGCCAAGTCGCCAATGAGCATGGCATTCCAGCCGGACAGCTGCTTCGGGGGATCTCGGCCAGTGACCAATGCCAGTTTGATGAGGGGGAAACGGTTCTGTTTACCGCTCACGCTGAACGTTAA
- the traD gene encoding conjugative transfer system coupling protein TraD (Members of this protein family are the putative conjugative coupling factor, TraD, as the term is used for the SXT and TOL plasmid systems.) — protein MKENAYEMPWRTNYEAMAAAGWLVGATGAIAAEMLTELPPEPFWWMTGISSGMALYRLPEAYRLYKLQMGLKGKPLAFMELSHLQKVMAKHPDELWLGYGFEWDQRHAQRAYEILKRDKQTLLNQGHGKQMGSTWIHGVEPKDEDVYQPVGHTEGHTLIVGTTGAGKTRCFDAMITQAILRNEAVIIIDPKGDKELKDNAQRACIAAGSPQRFVYFHPGFPEHSVRLNPLRNFNRGTEIASRIAALIPSETGADPFKAFGQMALNNIVQGLLLTSQRPDLKTLRRFLEGGPEGLVVKAVTAWGEQVYPNFSVEIKRFTEKANTLAKQAMAMLLFYYERIQPVAANTDLEGLLSMFEHDRTHYSKMVASLMPVLNMLTSSELGPLLSPIANDVDDSRLITDSGRIINNAQVAYIGLDSLTDAMVGSAIGSLLLSDLTAVAGDRYNYGVENRPVNIFIDEAAEVVNDPFIQLLNKGRGAKMRCVIATQTFADFAARTGSEAKARQVLGNINNLIALRVMDTETQQYITDNLPKTRLQYIMQTQGMSSNSDSPALFTGNHGERLMEEEGDMFPPQLLGQLPNLEYIAKLSGGRVIKGRIPILTSSTQAA, from the coding sequence ATGAAAGAAAACGCATATGAGATGCCCTGGCGCACGAACTATGAAGCCATGGCAGCAGCAGGTTGGCTGGTTGGTGCAACTGGGGCAATTGCCGCAGAAATGCTGACTGAGCTACCACCTGAGCCATTTTGGTGGATGACAGGGATTTCCTCGGGCATGGCGTTGTACCGCCTTCCTGAGGCTTATCGCCTTTATAAGTTGCAGATGGGGCTAAAAGGCAAACCATTGGCTTTTATGGAGCTTTCGCATTTACAAAAGGTGATGGCAAAACATCCAGATGAATTGTGGTTAGGGTATGGCTTTGAGTGGGACCAACGTCATGCCCAACGCGCTTATGAAATCCTAAAGCGGGATAAACAAACCTTGCTTAACCAAGGTCACGGCAAACAAATGGGTTCAACCTGGATTCATGGTGTTGAGCCCAAAGATGAAGATGTGTACCAGCCAGTTGGTCACACAGAAGGCCATACCTTAATTGTCGGCACGACCGGTGCTGGAAAAACCCGATGCTTTGATGCGATGATCACCCAGGCCATTTTGCGTAATGAAGCCGTGATTATTATTGACCCCAAGGGAGACAAAGAACTTAAGGATAATGCACAGCGAGCCTGTATTGCCGCCGGTAGTCCTCAGCGCTTTGTGTATTTTCATCCGGGGTTTCCAGAGCATTCAGTACGACTTAATCCCCTGAGGAACTTTAACCGGGGCACTGAAATTGCCAGCCGAATTGCGGCATTAATCCCATCCGAAACCGGTGCTGATCCATTTAAAGCCTTTGGCCAAATGGCACTGAATAACATCGTGCAAGGTCTGTTGCTTACGTCACAACGTCCTGATCTGAAAACACTGAGACGATTCTTGGAAGGTGGCCCAGAAGGCTTGGTAGTAAAAGCCGTCACAGCCTGGGGGGAGCAGGTGTATCCAAACTTTAGTGTGGAGATTAAACGCTTTACTGAAAAGGCCAATACCTTGGCTAAACAAGCCATGGCGATGCTGCTTTTTTATTACGAACGCATTCAGCCCGTTGCCGCCAATACCGATTTGGAAGGGCTATTGAGTATGTTTGAGCATGACAGAACCCACTATTCCAAGATGGTGGCTTCATTGATGCCGGTGCTCAATATGCTCACCTCAAGTGAACTAGGTCCATTGCTATCACCTATTGCAAACGATGTGGATGACAGCCGGTTAATTACGGATTCTGGCCGTATTATCAACAATGCCCAAGTGGCCTATATCGGGTTGGATTCATTGACCGACGCCATGGTTGGCAGCGCCATTGGTTCGTTGCTTTTATCCGATCTCACCGCCGTGGCCGGTGATCGCTATAACTATGGTGTTGAAAATCGTCCCGTAAATATCTTCATCGATGAGGCGGCTGAAGTCGTCAACGATCCCTTCATTCAACTGCTCAACAAAGGCCGTGGCGCAAAAATGCGTTGTGTGATTGCTACTCAGACCTTTGCTGACTTTGCAGCCCGTACAGGCAGCGAAGCTAAGGCACGCCAGGTGTTAGGTAACATCAACAACCTGATAGCTCTTCGGGTGATGGATACCGAAACGCAGCAGTACATTACTGACAATCTGCCTAAGACTCGGTTGCAGTACATCATGCAAACTCAAGGTATGTCGTCCAACTCGGACAGCCCCGCGTTATTTACCGGCAATCATGGCGAACGCTTGATGGAGGAAGAAGGCGATATGTTTCCACCGCAGTTATTAGGCCAGCTCCCCAACCTAGAGTACATCGCCAAGCTTTCAGGTGGCCGCGTCATTAAAGGTCGCATTCCTATTTTAACCAGCTCTACACAGGCAGCATAA
- a CDS encoding conjugative transfer protein, whose product MHHSVCLKMTTLTSKEMLAQWQQHNPQFKETLRLLETDWPHALASVYCLADYLTDAFTLDGHSIFDLCLCNGLGSYEEVSCDDDSVRLWHFIEALTWTAASAFTGIRLRDPDHFEWAAVDGVYFYTWIRNRPNRMTYLAEGRIEVRYVSGHTTTKRLQQVIKARIMTPTVAAMLARVEEDVWHEQA is encoded by the coding sequence ATGCATCATTCTGTCTGTCTGAAAATGACAACACTTACCAGTAAGGAAATGCTCGCTCAGTGGCAGCAACATAACCCCCAGTTCAAGGAAACCTTAAGACTGCTTGAAACCGACTGGCCTCATGCTTTGGCCTCGGTGTATTGCTTGGCGGACTACTTAACGGATGCGTTCACGTTAGATGGCCATTCCATCTTTGATTTGTGTCTGTGTAATGGTTTGGGCAGTTATGAAGAAGTCAGTTGTGATGATGACAGTGTACGCCTTTGGCATTTCATTGAGGCACTGACCTGGACTGCCGCCAGTGCTTTTACGGGGATTCGCCTGCGTGATCCTGACCATTTTGAGTGGGCCGCCGTGGATGGTGTGTATTTCTACACCTGGATTCGTAATCGTCCAAATCGGATGACGTATTTGGCTGAAGGACGCATCGAGGTGCGTTATGTCAGTGGTCATACGACGACAAAGCGGCTTCAACAAGTGATTAAAGCCCGGATTATGACGCCAACCGTTGCAGCCATGCTGGCACGAGTAGAAGAGGATGTTTGGCATGAGCAAGCATAA
- a CDS encoding DUF4400 domain-containing protein encodes MSKHKSVWLLCLALMLEIIAIGVLVPGDWTGRVISKEKQMIQNQLGAQTSYWIGQSSHGWYQSWVVDTQMEQSVRDFLIPTEEQRLRSKGMENMGGFWFVWVEDRIQAFFDVLYQVFTRFALLMVWLPFALILMLPALWDGLMTWKIKKTTFDFSSPIIHRYSMIILGSGVILLFMGLFAPLAIPPVVLPSLIIGLALMAGLALSHLQKKI; translated from the coding sequence ATGAGCAAGCATAAGTCGGTTTGGCTACTGTGTCTGGCACTGATGCTGGAGATTATTGCCATTGGCGTATTAGTGCCCGGTGATTGGACTGGCCGAGTCATTAGTAAAGAGAAGCAGATGATCCAAAATCAATTGGGCGCACAAACAAGCTATTGGATTGGTCAAAGTAGCCATGGCTGGTATCAATCATGGGTTGTGGATACGCAGATGGAGCAATCTGTGCGTGATTTTCTAATCCCCACTGAAGAGCAGCGACTTCGTTCTAAAGGGATGGAGAACATGGGAGGCTTTTGGTTTGTCTGGGTAGAAGACCGTATTCAGGCATTTTTTGATGTGTTGTACCAAGTGTTCACTCGATTTGCGTTGCTGATGGTCTGGTTGCCCTTTGCGCTTATTCTCATGTTACCGGCGCTGTGGGACGGCTTGATGACCTGGAAAATTAAGAAAACAACCTTTGATTTTTCGAGCCCTATCATTCACCGCTACAGCATGATTATCCTGGGCTCAGGCGTCATTTTGCTGTTTATGGGATTGTTCGCCCCGCTGGCTATTCCACCGGTGGTACTACCGTCGCTGATCATCGGCTTGGCATTGATGGCAGGGTTGGCGTTAAGTCACTTGCAGAAGAAGATATGA
- a CDS encoding helix-turn-helix domain-containing protein has product MSLQKLKQRALANAEVKNEYDKLESEFSFIDQLLTMRTKAGLTQEQVAERMHTQKSNVSRLEKGNANPSWSTLLKYAHACGFELTLKPQKMS; this is encoded by the coding sequence ATGAGTCTGCAAAAACTGAAACAACGTGCTTTAGCCAATGCTGAAGTTAAGAATGAGTACGATAAGCTTGAGAGTGAGTTCAGCTTTATTGACCAATTGCTTACCATGAGAACAAAGGCGGGGCTTACTCAAGAACAGGTTGCTGAAAGAATGCATACCCAAAAAAGTAACGTCAGTCGTTTAGAAAAAGGTAATGCCAATCCAAGTTGGTCAACTCTTCTAAAATATGCTCACGCATGTGGCTTTGAACTAACACTCAAGCCACAAAAAATGAGTTAA
- a CDS encoding type II toxin-antitoxin system RelE/ParE family toxin, with product MSWKIDFYDGVEDQILDMPPKIQARMIKLLELMEKHGANLGPPHTESMGDGLFEIRAKAQEGIGRGLFCYLKGKHIYVLHAFVKKSQKTPKNELNLARDRQKEVQKS from the coding sequence ATGAGCTGGAAGATCGACTTTTACGATGGCGTTGAGGATCAGATCCTCGATATGCCACCCAAAATACAAGCTCGCATGATTAAGCTTTTAGAGCTGATGGAAAAGCATGGTGCAAACTTGGGGCCTCCTCATACTGAGTCTATGGGCGATGGGTTATTTGAAATCCGCGCCAAAGCTCAAGAAGGTATTGGTAGAGGCTTATTTTGCTACTTAAAAGGGAAGCACATTTATGTGTTACACGCTTTTGTAAAAAAATCTCAAAAGACGCCCAAAAATGAGCTCAATCTTGCCAGAGATAGACAAAAAGAGGTTCAAAAATCATGA
- the traL gene encoding type IV conjugative transfer system protein TraL, producing MEPVSIPSYIDDPPHFLLWSADEMAPILLGLVIGIFTGNALVLCLLGLVTTKLYRRFRDGRPDGFILHAIYWAGLLPTKAKTIPNPFIRSYLP from the coding sequence ATGGAACCTGTGAGTATTCCATCCTATATCGATGACCCGCCGCACTTCCTGCTTTGGAGTGCCGATGAGATGGCTCCCATCCTGTTGGGGCTAGTGATCGGCATTTTTACCGGTAATGCCTTGGTTTTATGCCTGTTGGGGTTGGTGACAACCAAGCTCTATCGGCGTTTTCGTGATGGTCGCCCAGATGGTTTTATTCTTCACGCCATCTACTGGGCCGGGCTGTTGCCAACCAAAGCCAAGACGATCCCTAACCCATTTATCAGGAGCTATCTACCGTGA
- a CDS encoding TraE/TraK family type IV conjugative transfer system protein, with protein sequence MKFDVFLKSWQGTQLENRWQRFLIAVLVLSNLLLAVAAFSRNTVVAIQPPTLSETAEVSRNQATQPYLESWGLYLAELMGNVTPGNVSFIRIAIEPLLSPAVYQQVVDALEIQARQIREDRVTLKFQPRQVEYEYETGHVFVTGYSLVSGPSGDEQRQTRTYEFDIDIEQYRPKLSWMDTYEGQARTKRVREKLTQEQNRRVNDANQN encoded by the coding sequence GTGAAGTTCGACGTGTTTTTAAAATCATGGCAAGGCACGCAATTAGAGAACCGATGGCAACGGTTCCTGATTGCGGTGCTGGTGCTATCTAACTTGCTGCTTGCGGTTGCGGCATTTTCTCGCAATACCGTGGTAGCCATTCAACCGCCAACCTTGTCTGAAACGGCTGAAGTGTCACGAAACCAGGCTACTCAGCCTTACTTGGAATCCTGGGGGCTCTACCTAGCTGAGCTTATGGGCAACGTGACGCCGGGCAATGTGTCTTTTATCCGAATTGCTATCGAGCCGCTGCTTTCTCCAGCGGTGTACCAGCAAGTGGTCGATGCACTGGAGATTCAGGCAAGACAAATCCGGGAAGACCGAGTCACGCTCAAATTCCAACCCAGACAAGTGGAGTATGAGTATGAAACCGGCCATGTCTTTGTGACCGGTTATTCCTTGGTCTCTGGACCATCTGGAGATGAACAGCGCCAAACTCGCACCTATGAGTTTGACATCGATATTGAGCAATACCGTCCAAAACTTAGCTGGATGGATACCTATGAGGGGCAAGCTAGAACGAAGCGCGTTCGTGAAAAGTTGACCCAAGAGCAAAACCGGAGGGTGAATGATGCGAACCAAAATTAG
- a CDS encoding TraK domain-containing protein: protein MMRTKISRWITPSLIAMSLSGVLLSQASYADVELPIVPASVMKQPATANPPVQTNMVSTDVPTTLLMTPGVNELIPVALGHLNRIVTPFESPQVRTTSDAQTQIKGNVVYVATDKESPVSLYITPPGLEAPALSVTLVPRRIPPREITLAIDGQQWPIKGVVNRKAATWETAQPYVDNLRDLLRRLALNELPQGYDIRLAGQTDTSPKCFQPGLKFGFKQGQIVSGHYFTVYVGLVESFADEPIEASELACHTPDIVASAYWPRNILLPGEKTELYVVVRNHREEAVESQRPSLLVGGE, encoded by the coding sequence ATGATGCGAACCAAAATTAGTCGATGGATTACACCAAGCTTAATCGCAATGAGCTTGAGTGGCGTCCTGTTATCTCAAGCGTCGTATGCAGACGTGGAATTGCCGATTGTGCCAGCTAGTGTGATGAAGCAGCCCGCTACAGCAAATCCACCGGTTCAAACCAATATGGTTTCAACGGATGTGCCAACAACGCTACTGATGACACCGGGGGTTAATGAACTGATCCCTGTCGCACTTGGTCATCTGAATCGGATTGTGACGCCGTTTGAATCGCCTCAGGTGAGAACAACCAGTGATGCTCAGACGCAAATCAAGGGGAATGTTGTATATGTGGCCACGGACAAAGAATCACCGGTTTCACTTTACATCACTCCGCCTGGTCTGGAAGCGCCCGCGTTATCTGTCACCTTAGTACCTCGTCGTATTCCACCGCGTGAAATCACCTTAGCTATTGATGGTCAGCAGTGGCCTATTAAGGGCGTCGTGAACCGCAAAGCCGCCACTTGGGAAACAGCTCAACCTTACGTCGATAACCTACGTGACTTACTCAGACGCCTTGCACTAAATGAGTTACCACAAGGCTATGACATCCGTTTAGCTGGCCAAACTGACACAAGCCCGAAATGTTTTCAGCCGGGCTTAAAGTTTGGTTTTAAGCAGGGGCAAATTGTGTCGGGACATTACTTCACCGTCTATGTAGGACTGGTTGAAAGCTTTGCCGATGAGCCGATAGAAGCCAGTGAATTAGCCTGTCATACACCAGATATAGTGGCAAGCGCCTACTGGCCTCGCAATATCTTGTTGCCGGGTGAAAAGACTGAGTTGTATGTGGTTGTTCGCAATCATCGTGAAGAAGCGGTGGAAAGTCAGCGACCTTCGCTTCTTGTGGGAGGTGAATAA
- a CDS encoding TraB/VirB10 family protein — protein MKAQWEQMSPNMKRGLSVAGIAGGLILMVMVFSPNPDDGSSSRNRQETIRHILTDTNTRDVGVDSLAANVKLLSERNEQLRREVERLRRDVDSGRLSPGSPSIPSEVNAELARLRAELDDVRAGGDAAVEGTNSRFEVPLSAMELPKDEKPLPSNPDDYFANAPLPDPLYQQPANGQGTRARDVPLPPITIRMIEPEVVAEPEVVVQEAPPLYLPAGSIISGTLITGLDAPTHESARREPFPALLRIQKEAILPNRFRADIKECFLIAAGYGDLSSERAYLRGETISCVREDGGVIETRLDSYAVGEDGKAGIRGRLVSKQGQLVAKSMMAGFLQGLAGAFDVNPVPTIQTGNAGDTQLYQQVMSQEALQGAAIKGTGKALDRVAKFYLDMAENMFPVIEVDAARKIDVIVTRGASLSLATSQGGGARR, from the coding sequence ATGAAAGCACAATGGGAACAAATGAGCCCGAACATGAAGCGGGGCCTATCGGTTGCAGGTATTGCTGGTGGTCTCATCCTTATGGTGATGGTGTTTTCACCTAATCCTGACGATGGCTCAAGTAGTCGGAACCGACAGGAAACGATCCGGCACATTCTTACGGATACCAATACTCGTGATGTTGGGGTCGATAGTTTGGCTGCGAACGTAAAACTACTCAGTGAGCGCAATGAACAGTTACGTCGTGAAGTTGAGCGCTTGCGTCGTGACGTCGATTCAGGACGGCTAAGCCCAGGTTCGCCTTCTATACCAAGTGAGGTCAATGCGGAGCTGGCCCGCCTTAGAGCGGAACTTGATGATGTTCGCGCAGGAGGTGATGCAGCAGTTGAAGGCACAAATAGCCGTTTTGAAGTGCCTTTATCTGCCATGGAATTACCCAAAGACGAAAAGCCTCTGCCGTCTAACCCAGACGACTATTTTGCCAATGCGCCGCTGCCTGATCCGCTCTATCAGCAGCCAGCCAATGGCCAAGGTACACGAGCACGAGATGTTCCATTGCCGCCAATCACGATTCGTATGATTGAGCCTGAAGTGGTTGCTGAACCAGAGGTTGTTGTGCAAGAAGCGCCGCCTTTGTATCTACCGGCGGGCAGCATCATCTCAGGTACTTTGATCACCGGTTTGGATGCACCTACTCACGAGTCCGCAAGACGCGAGCCTTTTCCTGCATTGCTGAGGATTCAAAAGGAAGCCATTTTACCCAACCGATTTAGAGCGGATATCAAAGAGTGTTTCTTGATCGCCGCAGGTTACGGTGATTTGAGCTCTGAGCGTGCTTATTTGCGAGGCGAGACCATTTCATGTGTGAGAGAAGATGGTGGCGTCATTGAAACGCGACTTGATTCTTATGCCGTGGGTGAAGACGGCAAAGCCGGTATTCGTGGCCGATTAGTGTCGAAACAAGGCCAGCTGGTGGCCAAATCGATGATGGCCGGATTCCTTCAGGGCTTGGCAGGCGCATTTGATGTGAATCCTGTTCCGACGATTCAGACGGGTAATGCCGGTGATACTCAGCTGTACCAGCAAGTCATGAGCCAAGAAGCATTACAAGGTGCTGCGATTAAAGGCACCGGTAAAGCATTGGATCGAGTGGCCAAGTTCTATTTGGACATGGCTGAAAATATGTTCCCAGTCATAGAGGTAGACGCTGCCAGGAAAATTGATGTCATAGTCACTCGTGGTGCCTCGTTGTCGTTGGCCACTTCGCAAGGGGGAGGTGCAAGAAGATGA
- the traV gene encoding type IV conjugative transfer system lipoprotein TraV, with protein sequence MTTSMQNNPKHHSKQWSKAGLLLLAVGSTLLSGCSSLGLGSSEYGCPGMPDGVRCLSAREVYELTSNGAAPKTIDAVATRIGSPSGYSQSDLETGLLSHPALPETQQSAPLRIPSRVMRIWIAPWEDDRGDLNLSSYVFTEIEPRRWDIGVSAPRTVSPVLRPLQTQSDSASAGADGKRDNLSIYGETNE encoded by the coding sequence ATGACGACATCAATGCAGAACAACCCAAAGCACCATTCAAAACAGTGGTCTAAAGCTGGATTACTTTTATTGGCAGTCGGCTCAACCTTATTGTCTGGCTGTAGTTCATTGGGTCTTGGGAGTAGTGAATATGGATGTCCAGGTATGCCTGACGGTGTGCGCTGTTTATCCGCTCGTGAAGTCTATGAGCTTACAAGTAATGGGGCTGCACCCAAGACGATTGATGCTGTGGCGACTCGAATTGGTTCTCCCTCTGGGTATTCACAATCTGATTTAGAGACAGGACTGCTGAGCCATCCAGCATTACCTGAGACGCAGCAATCTGCACCTCTTCGCATTCCTTCAAGAGTGATGCGAATTTGGATTGCGCCTTGGGAGGATGACCGTGGAGATCTGAATTTATCCAGCTACGTGTTTACCGAAATTGAACCGCGCCGGTGGGATATTGGGGTGTCAGCACCTCGAACGGTTTCGCCAGTGCTACGTCCACTTCAGACTCAAAGCGATTCTGCCTCAGCGGGAGCTGATGGTAAGCGCGATAACTTGAGTATCTACGGAGAAACTAACGAATGA
- the traA gene encoding TraA family conjugative transfer protein, protein MTNAVRTIQTQRLMTIGALGLMALMISEPSFAGTGGDAFTDVWDTLKDWTQGTLGRIVAGAMVLVGIVGGIARQSLMAFALGIGGGMGLYNTPTVVESVMSATLPVVASTQEVIGTTVPAISVVLLGT, encoded by the coding sequence ATGACAAATGCAGTTCGCACCATTCAAACTCAGCGCCTAATGACCATTGGTGCGCTTGGTTTGATGGCGTTAATGATTTCGGAGCCCTCATTTGCGGGCACCGGCGGTGATGCTTTCACCGATGTGTGGGATACCCTAAAAGATTGGACCCAAGGTACTTTGGGACGGATCGTAGCGGGAGCCATGGTACTGGTGGGTATTGTGGGAGGTATCGCTCGCCAAAGCTTGATGGCCTTTGCCTTGGGCATTGGTGGCGGTATGGGTCTCTACAACACACCAACAGTCGTTGAAAGTGTTATGTCTGCAACCTTACCTGTTGTTGCCAGCACTCAAGAAGTCATTGGCACAACAGTTCCAGCAATCAGCGTCGTCTTACTGGGCACCTGA